Genomic window (Zingiber officinale cultivar Zhangliang chromosome 2B, Zo_v1.1, whole genome shotgun sequence):
attccattaaatattaatttccataattggttcccagtactgacgtggcgaggcacatgaccttcttggatatgggagcaaccaccaccgactagacaaaaccttttatggaaagctaatatttaatttcctaaaataactttaggttaaccgaaaagaacaatcaaatcacaaggaaaaacaaaacaaaagaacacatcatcgaaaaacatattcgaaatactagaatcgtaagcctcttgtatttggtattatttccataaataactagcatgatgcggaaaggaaaaattactagttataccttctagaaagacctcttgatcttctaccgtattcctcttctaacctcggacgttgtgtgggcaacgttcttccgagatgagaaaccaccaatcaccttcttcttccttgcaagtttcggccatcaaaacatcttctaggatgaagaggttcgaccaccaccaccatgctccaagggatgctagaaacgaggcttgctttctctccttcttctccttccttgatccggccactaacaaaagctccaccaagagataagtttcggccaacaagaggagaggagagaaatagggccggccacaccaccaaggaaaagagggagaaaaataaaatagagtcgtTTTTTTttaagcctcctctaccccctcttttataatccttaatcctggcaaataaggaaaatttaataaaaatttccttaattctttttccattgaaaaggaaaaattatttaattaaaataattttctttctcaattttatttggccggccacataaaagctacaaacaaggagagttttaattaattaaaacttcctaatttgtctccagaaatttataaaatttctccaataatttaatcccttcatgattggtttataaaaaggaaatttaataaattaaaatctttcttttaaacatgtggataaaaagaaagttatctctaaaaattaaaatctcttttaatctacaaataaggaaagatatcaaatcttttcttaatcttttgtagaaactaataaaagagaattattaatttcaaactttctttaaatcatgaacatggttaaaaggaaagttttcttaaaatttaaaatcctcctttaatcaacaaataaggaaagatttcaaattttaaactctcttttaaacatgtagatgatttacaaataaggaaagttttaccaaaattaaacccatccttttaaactacaaataaggaaagagattaatctcttctcttaatcttttgtagaaaactataaaaggaaatttttaatttttaaactctcttttaaaatcatgatatccacataagaaataattttaataaaaatccttttaatattctagtggtcggccacctaagcttgggacccaagctttggccggccacctacatgtctcatccacttggtcttggccggccctagcttgggttccaagctagcttggccggccccattggatgggtaagaaggtgggtatgcggtgggtataaatctctatatactagaggctacgatagggaccgagaggaggaattggttttggtctcccgatgaaattaagcatcccgtgttcgccccgaacacacaacttaatttcatcaataataattcattccactaaagaactattattgaactccgcaccaatcccaaattacattttgggctccttcttattatgagtgtgttagtctccctgtgtttaagataacaaatgtccactaattaagtaagttactgacaactcgcttaattaatatctagctccaagagtagtaccactcaacttcatcgtcatgtcggactaagtccacctgcagggtttaacatgacaatccttatgagctcctcttggggacattctcaacctagatcactaagacacagtttccttctataatcaacaacacacactataagtgatatcatttcccaacttatcgggcttattgatttatcgaactaaatctcactcattgataaattaaagaaataaatatcaaatatatgtgcttgttattatattaggattaagagcacacacttccataataactgaggtctttgttcctttataaagtcagtataaaaggaatgacctcaaatggtcctactcaatacactctaagtgtactagtgtaattatatagttaagataaactaatacctaattatactacgaccttccaatggtttgttcctttccatcttggtcgtgagctactatttataatttataaggaaccgataacatgatcttctgtatgtgacaccacacaccatatctacaatataaattaattgagcaactacatttatcataaatgtagacatttgaccaatgtgattcttatttctagataaatgtttataccaaaagctaggcttttagtatacactctaacaatagttTGTGTCTAAAGGCAACAATTGAAGGTTTATTATGGCTTGCAACTCAAGGATGTCCTTTTAGAAGTCATGATGAATCAGAGAGTTCCTTAAACCGTGGAAATTTTATTGAATTGTTGAAATTTCAAGcatatttaaatgaaaaaattGTAAAGTTGTGTTACATAATGCCCCACAAAATCCTAAATATACTTCTTCGTAAATTCAAAAGATAATATTGCATATTCTTGCTAATAAAGTGAAAAACAATTATTCGAGATGAATTGGGAGATGCCAAGTTTTGTATTTTTGTTGATGAAGTTTAAGATGAATCTAAAAAATGTTAGGACACTCCGACGAGTTAGagggggtgattagctccaatcACTTCGTTAATGATGAGTTGAACCGGAAAACACTCAAAGTAATACTAACATCCAGACacacttggtatccacctcgacAAGGTgattaatctaaggatccacacagagtacactctccactatgaaaatgctCCTTGTAAACACTCCAGAGGTGAAGAAACCTTGTACAAGCTCACAAACAAGAAATACAATGcaaataagaagaaaatacacaatataaatgaaaaccttgcttgctttcttgtagcTTGTCAATGTCTCTTGATAGGTTGGAAAATGCAGCAATACTTGTCTTCCAAAGCTCAAGGATCGACGGTGAAGAGTGGAAAAGAAGAGTTGCATTTAAATCTCACCAAATGCCTCTATATGTCGCAATCTAGGgttcctaatcgattggtcttACCCCCAATCAATTGTCATGTCTGATCCGAGTAATCCCAACCATATAAACATTGCAACGGCTCTTTTTCGCATCTTCCAATTGATTACCTAATCGCATGGTCGTCTCAAGGTTCTATGAGACCCTAGGCCAAAAAAAAACATTTAggtctttaatatttttttaaaaaaaaaaaatctctcaccCTTTTTCATTTGGACTTGGGACCGACAATGGtgggtttaatttttttttaaaaaaataaaatattaatttaaaataaaatattaatttaaaataaattttaatgtaaaatttagttttctaactttttgagatgcaaaattattaattaaatttttatattttttttataaaattgctaaattatttaatctttagacattgttgaacgtaaataagattttattaattttaattttgaaaaacttctttctgTTGAAGCTACACTAATAGGTATagttaataatattctataagCTATCCATGCATtaggaaaagaatttaatttttttataaggttcAATACCTCAAGTGCGGTTTTTAATTCtggatttattatttcttttaaaacttttaattctaaaaataaatctaaagtATCAATATCAATAACATGTCCTGTGTTAAAaagttttcaagatttaaacattttattttaaaaaactcatcatcaatcaattttaacttttctacatcatataaaaaattaaaattatctttatatattttaaattgttcaaatctactttgaagtgaagaaatgacatggtcaataatataattaaagtaattaattttaaaatatttttcacttcattaattttattctcatcAAATCGTTTATTTCTTCTAATTACACATTTTTCACGAAATTTTAATTCTATATTCATTTAATTTGCAATCTTTTTGGCAGAAATCACAGCAGATATAAAtccattttctctaaaattattttaaaaaaaaagaaacaagacctTTTAACTGATCTAATGTAATAACAATGTTCATATCTTTATATTGTAAAAATTTACTAATAGTAttaactgcaaataatatatcataccaaataaccatacctaataaaaattcaaaattttcaaactcatatGTTGCTAAAGAATTTGCTTCACTTTTTATTTTAGGATCATCACTAGTTGCTGCAAGTTTATATAAAGCTTCTTTTATTTGTGGAGCTTGATATTTTATTGCTTTAACGCTTTCAAGATAACTTTCCCAACGTGTTTGTGATAATGGTTTAAGAGTTAAATTAGAAACAtggtcttataaaattttctatctttttgtagaagaagaaaataatgagtaaatacattgtatcacaccaaaaaatgttatagcactaggacaagaattagtcatatcacatagtactaaattaagactatgacaatcACATGGTGTATAAAAAGCCCTAGAATTTATATCTAACAATCTCTTTTATACGCCttgttgtttacctttcatattagCCCCATTATCATATCCTTGTTCTCTTATGTCATGTACATCCAGttcaattttctttattatattaataagCATATCAAAAAGACCTTTTCCTGATGTATAtcatctacttttaaaaattctataaaatattcttctattttgatTGGACTTGTTGAAATATCTACACATCTTAATATAAGAGACATTTGTTCTTAATGACTTACATCAAGAGTACAATCAAGTATAACTGAaaagtattttgcttcttttattttttttaattataatattatttacttcttttcctaatatatttattaactcattttgtatattatgaccaagataatgattatgaatttTACCATTGAATACGTTTAAGATGTTCTTATATTATAGGATCAAATTATGCTATCATTTCAATTAAACCTAAAAAATTCCCATTGTTATCTTGAATGAAATGCCAAATtattttttgcaagatttttaactatatatagcaataattcttattaatacattcttccaatgttctttttccttatttatttttttttgtaaattttgatcaatggttttatttttaagcaatctcatttcaatatcaaaccaaatattcatatttataatatgttcACTACTTGTTTCATggctttttcttcttctaaattataattattttcttcattaatattaatatttgatgaatTTGATTTGTGATCATTAGAAAGTTCGGGATAGATTTCTTTTTTTCCTAAAGTATTATCTGAAAATtcaattagtttttcatttaaattttcaattatattattttctaagttttgattttgattatcAATAATAAATCTATTAAGTGTGCCTTTTTGAGATTGaataaatttttctatttttcttttttttcatacGTTTCATATATCCAGAATCATATTTTTTTCAtagacatatttatattaaaataatattaaaaaagaaaatataagtctctattattttatcaaaataaaattacttagaaTTAAATGAACAATAAAACCTGATTTACACCGCAtagttttaatttgatgatatttcAAACTGATTACTGAGTATTAcctgcacaaatataataaaaatatataaaatattaaatttgatttgaatcaGTTAATTTAAGTAGTTTATCTTTTATAATaaactatacttaacaaatatataataaatgagaTAAGTGCATAAATCAGGTTTGGATAGTATAAATCAGGTTTGGATAGTAATTTGTTTGCTAGAgaggaaaaatgagaaaaaaaaattcaaacaattgcTAATAATATATTTTTCCAATCATATTTGGGTCCATTTCAtccataatttattatttatacagAACAATAAAGAACATTTCAAGAatgaagaaaagatttaatattacCAGGCGATTGAGGAATGCGAAGGTCGTTTTATCGTATTCTAAGATTGAAAGAATCACCGTCGAGACGATGAGGGACAAAAAATACAAATTACAGAGGATGAAACTTAGAGAATGAAAATATGAGTAGGATGAGATTTAGAGAATGAAAATATGAGCAAATCAAATTTTGTAGTGGTAGTTTTATATAGAATTCTAGGAGaattatataattaattgaaGTTTCGTTTTCCGTTGTAATAGATGGTTGTAAAGTGCACTATTGTGTATGGAAATTGAAGTGGCAATCTTCAATAGATGGTTGTACAGTGTGCACAGTAGGAAATTGAAGCGGTAATTTCAATTGATGGCGGTACAGTGCCTATTACTACGCACGGAAATCGAAGCAGAAATCGAAACATCAATAGGAgttctaattaaaattaaatttcaattattaaatatatttttaaaaaattaatattaatggactccaattttattggggccctaggcataaGTCTTATCGGCCTATGCCTTCAGCCGGGCCTACCTGATCGATTAAGTTATTCTTGatcaattacccaatcgatcaagaatGTCTCTGTGCTCTCGTGAAAACTCATCTTAATCGATTGCCAATTGATTActcagcttcaatcgatcacctgatctatTCAGAAGTCTACTATTCACTTCACAAACTTTTCCCAATCAATTGAGtactttcccaatcgattcagcacaAAAAATACTATACTTCACGAAATCCCCCTTCAATCAATTACCTAATTGATTGACTTGAGGACCTGATCGATTCACCACGCGCTAATTGATTTCTCAAccctaacttaattaattcaagtcTAGGGTTTCCTTGCCTAATCTCCGATTAATCATGACCTGTTGacacttctccaccaagtgtccggtcaaccttttcaCTCACTTAGACTTTGCAAACTTTTTGTTGAattttcgatcaccaagtgcggtcttctttgacccacttggatttttctcttggctaaccacagttaggacttaatCTTGCTAACGTGCGGTCCCCCTTAACCTGcttggacttccctttgcctaactttCCTTTGTCAATGTGCGACCCTCCATAATCTACTTAGACTTGTtgtctaaccatagttaggacttttatTGCCAACATGCAGTCCTTTTTGACCCACTTGAAATTTGCTTGCCAACATACgatcctccttgactcacttggattttcctttgcctaactatagttaagactttccttgccaatgttcggtcctccttgatccacttggactttattTGCCACAtgcggtcctccttgatccacttgaactttcctttgcTAATGTAtgatcctccttgacctacttggacttttcgttgcCTAACCTTTGAATTAGGACTTTACCATTGTCTAAtccctagttaggactttactaGTCAAGTACTGATTTTCTATGACATACTTAACTTCTCTCTCGTATGTCCAATAATATATTGTCCAAACATGTTGTCCACGATATATTGTACAAACATGTTGTCCACGATATATTATCCAAACATCAAAATTTAAGCTCAAATccactcaaacttagtcaaattgGCCAACATTGATCCGAagaatgattgcaccaacaatctcccaacaaaaTAGAACAAATGACCCTTATTTTAAGATTTGTtaataattctattttttttatggaATATTTTTTTGAGATTTTGAGTGTTGAGGGCACAACAACGGTAAGCCTTAAGAAATCGATCTCTGACATCTTTATTCAACACAATATTCAAATCCATAATATGAGGGGATAAGGGTATAATGGTACTAGTAATATGCATGGTAAATGAAATGAGCTTCAAGCATTATTTCTTAGAGATTGTCTATATGTCTATTATGTATATTACTTTGCTCATCATTTACAGTTAACATTGGTTGCAGCTGCTAAGGATGTGCCTTCTAGTTGataattcttttcttatttgaCTTTCATTGTAAACATTGTCACCTCGTCTTCGAAATGCCTTAGTGACTTACAATTTGAGCAACAAGAAGAAATTGCATATATATTGGCTATTGGTGAGTGTGAGTCTAATACAAGGGCTAATCAAATTGATGCATTGCATAGACCTAGTGCTACTTGTTGGAGCTCTCATTATGATTTTATTTGGAACTTGATAGACATGTATGGAGCAACTAGTAAGATCCTTGGAAATCTAAGTGAAAATGGGTTAAATGGTGCAATACATGGGGAAGCTAGTGGTTTATGCAACATAATTATGAGTTTTGAATTTGTGTATGTGCTGTTTTTGATGGAAAAAATCTTAGAAATTACTGACATTCTTTGTCAAGCTCTACCAAATAAATTACAAGACATTGTAAATGCTTTAAAATTTATCTCAATCACAAAGTCATCCTTCTAAGATTTAGAGAAGATAATtgggatgatttttttttttaaaaaaagtaaaggTTTTTTATGAACAACATAATATTGAGGTGTTTGATATGAGTCGTGGTTATAAAGTTAGTTGTTATTGTCAAGAACGGAATCATGTCATAGTTGAACATCATTATCACTATGATATTTTTAATGCTGTAATAATTTTTCAAGTGACAGAACTAAATTATAGATTTAGTAAGACAACAATGAAAATTCTTACTCTTTGTTCAGTTTTGAATATTactaattcatttaaaaaatttaatataaaggaCATTTGCAAGCTTACAATAAAATTTATCCTAacaaaaaattcatgttttgaaAGTTGAATTTGAACACTATCAACTGGATATAGTTTGTGATCTTGAGTTTCAATAAATTTCAACTCTTTCTACATTATATAGAGAAATGATTGTGACAAGAAAGGCTAAGAGTTATATTATGATTCAGAAATTGATTCAACTTGTATTGACTTTTCTTGTATCAACTACAACCGTAAAGAGAGTCATTTTATCCATGAAAATTTCCAAAATGACACGTCACAATAAGATggataatgatttattttctaattACATGATTCTCTACATATGCTGATAATTATATGAGAAAATACATATGAAATCAGTAATAAACGAATTTTAAACTGTCAAATCTCGTCCAGCACAACTTAAGtggatattaaaatattttatatgaaatttgaattatataaaaggatattaatatataaatattatatgtttgataaatgttcaTCGTATAAGTATATATTATTATTTGCATAAGTTAGCACATGACAGTTAAAAATCCTTGATTatatagatttaaaaaactttataaatatttttattcatcTGGAATCAAAGAGAAAGAACTTTCCTTTCTCAGGATCTTTTGCAAACGACTTGCAGGTGCTGGCACGAACTCGATTGTGACGGCCACGAGATCGTCCTTTTTCAAAaactatcaaaataatatcttaCTAACTTTGTGATCTTAAAAGAATATATCTTCAATCTGCAGTATCCAGAGCAATTTAGTCACGGAAACTAATTTTCCGttctaataattttgaaaaaagattttatgttttttaatagAGCAAAATCCAGAaggtttttttttattagaatCATCAAACGTCCCTTTGATTGTTTTATCAAAGAGCACTCCACCAGCCGTCCTTATAAAATTACATAGCTATCTTAAGTATATTATTTAACCATTTTTGACTTTTTGACCAAACAATTTCAACTTTTTGACCGATTGATTTCATATGTAATCATATTCGACGGATTTCATAATTAATACCATATACTtaacctatttaaaaatatttatattataataactataaaattataattgataTTGTACAGATTTAACATGTTcacatcatatttatattatatCAGTTATGAAATTATacgttaaaatttaattaaaattttatattaaaaaggtttaagaaagatcataattttaaaagacttttgaataaaatttaaaaataaagttaCGAGGATCAAGATCTAAAAtgaataatatcatattattatagaaataaataaatattctttgATCCCAATACTGTACCTATCTGTTATAActcaaatatttatattatagcAGTTATAAATCATAGTTATTGTAACTCATGTTTATCTTGCGCAATAACATTTACATTGTACTATAACTTCAGTAGTAACTATAAATTATATGATTACATTAATAGTTATCAAGTCATAGATATTATAGCTACGGCAGTAATTATTGTAATTGTTGCCGTAATTATTGTAATTGTTATAACACATATTTATATAGTTAGTTGAGAAATTAATGCGTGTGAGAAGAAAACTAGTGAgggtttttttataaaaataaataaataaataactaaaaagaGATAGACGCTTATGTCATGATTTAAAATACATTAGctgtattctattttttttataatgataTAAATAACTACAGGCTCTCGtttaattttctattattttttttcaaaacagtGCATTGATTTTCTTGGCCTTCCCCTCTGGCAACTACCTCATTAATCCCCCTCACGCCATTTGAATGCTCCTTCTTCCGTCCCTTTCCCTTTCTCTCTTATATTCAACACCTTTTACTACTTCATTCATCTCTATAATTATATATACACACGCACACACGCTTCCCTCTCCGTCTCTCCACCAGTTCGATCGGTCGTCATGACGCCGGCCTTCGTCCACCGTGATCGGAACACGGTCTGCGTCATGGACGCTGCGTCTCTCCTCGGCGTCTCCCTCGTCATGCGACTCCTGCAAAGAGGATACACAGTTCATGCCGCCGCCTACAGCCGGAGTAAACACAAACATCTTATACCGCTTCGACAAGTTGGAAGTTTGATCGATCTGCTCTTTTATATACTCGCAGCTGGCGACTTTAGTGCGACCCTGGAGCGGCTATCGGCCGAGGACCGGCGGCGGCTACGTCTCTTTGCGGCCGACCCCTTGGACTACCACAGCATCGTCGACGCCGTCGGCGGCTGCTCGGGACTCTTCTACGCCTTCGAACCCCCGCAGGATCAGCCCTATGACGTAAGTTTTTGTCCCTGTTCACAGTTTCCCTACCTACCTTCAGATTTCCCGGAGTTTGGGCTTATTGAATGATGAACCTACCGCCCACCGAGCTCGCACTGCAATTCTTAATGGAGCACATGTGAACCGAGAAATTGGATGCGAACCAGAGCGAGGGATTTTCTAAATTTGGAATTCGTGGCGCAGGATTTGGTGGTGGACGTCGAGGTGAGATCCGCTCACAACGTGGTGGAAGCATGCGCGCAGGTGGAAACCATGGAGCGGGTGGTGTTCACCTCCTCGGTGACCGCCGTGGTTTGGAGAGAAGGCAGTGAACCGGCAGCGGAATTCGACGAGAGAGAATGGAGCGAACCCTCCTTCTGCAGGAAAAACAAAGTAAGTAATTGGTCAAATACAGAGCTAGAGCGGTTGCTCGATCGATCAATAGGGGGGCCAGTAATTGTTGACCGGAACGTTTCTTGTGCTCGGCAGCTTTGGCACGCGGCGGCGAAGACGCTGGCGGAGAAGACGGCATGGGCGTTGGCGATGGACAGGGGCGTCGACATGATCTCCATCAACGCGGGGCTGGTGATGGTGCCCGAGCTCTCCGTCAGCCCCCCCTACTTGAAGGGCGCTCTGGAGATGTACCGCGCCGGCGTCCTCGTCACGGTGGACGTCGACTTCCTTGTCGACGCCTACCTCGCCGTGTACGAGAGCGCCGAGGCTTACGGACGCTACCTCTGCTTCAACAACGTGATTTGCCGGCCACTGGACGCCGCCAAACTGGCGCAGATGATCTGCCCCGACGCCCTCCACCCCCCTGCTGCACGGTTAGCTTTTTCATTCACACAATTCATGTCTGTCCATCGTTTTCTATCAGCTCTGCTGAATTCCGCGTCGACGATGAAATGATTTGCAGGAACGAGCTGAAGGTGGCAGAGCAGCATATCCAGAACAAGAAGCTTAACCAGGTGCTGATGGACTTCGATTCAGGCAGAAGGGTCGATGAGTAGAGGTTGAACAGAGAAACGATGGATTTACATGAAAATCGATTGATATTGTGCATAGAGTGATTACATTGTCAGGTTTCTTTTGCACGAGAAAATAATTTCTTGGAATGAAAAATTACACCATATGATTTGCAAATTGCAATTGTGGCTTGTCTATCATTTGCAACTGTGAAATAAGCTTCAATCTGTCAATTTGTCTGGCAAATTACAGTTCCAATAGAGAGAGAAAGTTCAAAACTTTCAGCTAATTCAGGAATTTGAGCTTGCACGCTCTGCCTGCTCAGTCCAATTCAGCACCGAAACGCTTGGGCAGAGCACTTGCAGATCCAGCTCCCGCAGCGCCGCCATCTGCGACGCGGCCGGGTGGCGACGCAGGTTCACCTCCACCTACGCGCCATAGCACCCGCGCTCCGGTACGCGGTTTGTAAAGGAGGCGGAGTCCTGCTCTTTCTTGACAGCCATCAGCTGAGAGTGGGtcacctccttgtccgcctccgccAACTGGAGATTGGCGCACAGCACGTACAATCTCTGGCTCCGCTTCTAGCGCCTCGGCGACTCTGTCTCCACGTGGTTGACCGGCTCGTCGCGGCCGTTGGCCGTCTTCGCCCGCGCTTCCGCAACATCCGCTTCTCCACCGGCCTAGCCACCCGGAGGTTCTCTACCTCCGGAATAGAGGGCTCCATGTCGAATATTCCGAGCAAGCAGAAAGGCGAACGGATGGGAATGGGAACATCCCAGGTAGATGTTGGTCGACGCTACGTGACCTCGTTGGAGCTGTCATCCTTTTTATCATCGTCGAGCGCCGCGGCGGCGATCTCGATCAAAGACGGATCTGAGAGGCAGGGCATCGATACAGTGGTGATGAAGGGTCCTATCGTGTTGTCACGATGGAGGTCAACTCCGGTCAAAGTCAGTCAAGGAGGTCAACGCGTAGAAGACATCATCTAATCGGGCGAAACATACTCCGACCGAGGAGAAGGCCCCGACCCATCGTCGACTTCGACACGGGGAGCATTCAAAACAGCTGATGCTCAAAGGAGATGGCGCGCAGAAGCTGAGTCGAGCGGCTGCCCCGCTCAACATGATATCAAGAGTTCAACTTCGGCTGAGTGACCACCTCGCTCGGCCAGATATCAAAGCATGTCAGCGTCAGAGTTCGACTTCGggcgagcggctaccccgctcggtctGATAATAGAATCGACATCAGCCGAGCACGCGGACAGTGGACTTCCGGTCGAGCGGGTATCCCGCTCAACCCAGCAACAGAGAATGCGGTAGGGGACTTccgaccgagcggctatcccactcggcccggcaaccactacaacaaaaactgcaatacaacggatattatccgttgtcgtagggtcaaaagatcgttgtaactgagggcgttgtagaatgtattgccctacgacaacggttttg
Coding sequences:
- the LOC122047065 gene encoding cinnamoyl-CoA reductase-like SNL6 → MTPAFVHRDRNTVCVMDAASLLGVSLVMRLLQRGYTVHAAAYSRTGDFSATLERLSAEDRRRLRLFAADPLDYHSIVDAVGGCSGLFYAFEPPQDQPYDDLVVDVEVRSAHNVVEACAQVETMERVVFTSSVTAVVWREGSEPAAEFDEREWSEPSFCRKNKLWHAAAKTLAEKTAWALAMDRGVDMISINAGLVMVPELSVSPPYLKGALEMYRAGVLVTVDVDFLVDAYLAVYESAEAYGRYLCFNNVICRPLDAAKLAQMICPDALHPPAARNELKVAEQHIQNKKLNQVLMDFDSGRRVDE